Proteins encoded within one genomic window of Saccharomyces paradoxus chromosome V, complete sequence:
- the KAP123 gene encoding karyopherin KAP123 (Karyopherin beta~similar to YER110C), which produces MDQQFLSQLEQTLHAITSGVGLKEATKSLQTQFYTQPTTLPALIHILQNGSDDSLKQLAGVEARKLVSKHWNAIDESTRASIKTSLLQTAFSEPKENVRHSNARVIASIGTEELDGNKWPDLVPSLIQAASGEDVQTRQTAIFILFSLLEDFTSSLSGYIDDFLTLFSQTINDPASLEIRSLSAQALNHVSALIEEQETINPVQAQKFAASIPSVVNVLDAVIKADDTLNAKLIFNCLNDFLLLDSQLTGNFIIDLIKLSLQIAINTEIDEDVRVFALQFIISSLSYRKSKVSQSKLGPEITVAALKVACEEIDVDDELNNEDETGENEENTPSSSAIRLLAFASSELPPSQVASVIVEHIPAMLQSANVFERRAILLAISVAVTGSPDYILSQFDKIIPATINGLKDTEPIVKLAALKCIHQLTTDLQDEVAKFHEEYLPLIIDIIDSAKNIVIYNYATVALDGLLEFIAYDAIAKYLDPLMNKLFYMLESNESSKLRCAVVSAIGSAAFAAGSAFIPYFKTSVHYLEKFIQNCSQIEGMSEDDIELRANTFENISTMARAVRSDAFAEFAEPLVNSAYEAIKTDSARLRESGYAFIANLAKVYGENFAPFLKTILPEIFKTLELDEYQFNFDGDAEDLAAFADSANEEELQNKFTVNTGISYEKEVASAALSELALGTKEHFLPYVEQSLKVLNEQVDESYGLRETALNTIWNVVKSVLLASKIEPESYPKGIPASSYVNADVLAVIQAARETSMGNLSDEFETSMVITVMEDFANMIKQFGAIIIMDSGDSSMLEALCLQVLSVLKGTHTCQTIDIEEDVPRDEELDASETEATLQDVALEVLVSLSQALAGDFAKVFDNFRPVVFGLFQSKSKNKRSSAVGAASELALGMKEQNPFVHEMLEALVIRLTSDKSLEVRGNAAYGVGLLCEYASMDISAIYEPVLKALYELLSAADQKALAAEDDEATREIIDRAYANASGCVARMALKNSALVPLEQTVPALLAHLPLHTGFEEYNPIFELIMKLYQENSPVVTNETPRIIEIFSAVFTKENDRIKLEKESTLGREENMERLKQFQTEEMKHKVIELLKYLNTTYNGIVAQNPVLAAVIA; this is translated from the coding sequence ATGGATCAACAATTTCTAAGTCAACTTGAACAAACGTTGCACGCTATCACTTCTGGTGTAGGCTTGAAAGAAGCTACAAAATCTTTGCAAACTCAATTTTATACCCAACCTACAACTTTGCCGGCTTTGATTCACATTTTACAGAACGGCTCCGATGATTCGTTGAAACAATTAGCTGGTGTTGAAGCTAGAAAGTTAGTTTCCAAGCACTGGAACGCCATTGATGAATCCACTAGAGCCTCCATCAAAACGTCTCTTTTACAAACTGCCTTTAGTGagccaaaagaaaatgttcGTCATTCCAACGCTCGAGTAATCGCTTCCATTGGTACTGAAGAATTAGATGGTAACAAATGGCCAGATCTAGTCCCCAGCTTGATTCAAGCTGCTTCTGGTGAAGATGTTCAAACAAGACAAACtgccattttcatcttgtTTTCTCTGTTGGAAGATTTCACCTCTTCCCTATCTGGATACATTGATGACTTCTTGACATTGTTCTCTCAGACTATCAACGATCCTGCTTCTTTAGAAATTAGATCATTATCTGCCCAAGCTTTGAACCACGTTTCTGCTTTGattgaagaacaagaaactATCAACCCTGTCCAAGCCCAAAAATTCGCGGCTTCAATTCCATCTGTGGTTAACGTTTTAGATGCAGTCATCAAGGCCGATGACACCTTGAACGCTAAACTAATTTTTAATTGTTTGAACGATTTTCTGCTATTAGACTCTCAATTAACGGGTaactttattattgatttgaTCAAACTATCTTTACAAATTGCCATCAACACTGagattgatgaagatgttAGAGTTTTTGCTCTTCAATTcatcatttcttcattgtcTTATAGAAAATCGAAGGTTTCTCAAAGCAAATTGGGTCCAGAGATTACAGTGGCTGCTTTAAAGGTTGCTTGCGAAGAAATTGAtgttgatgatgaattaaACAACGAAGATGAAACAGGTGAAAATGAGGAAAATACCccctcttcttctgctaTTAGACTTTTAGCTTTTGCCTCCTCTGAACTGCCACCATCTCAGGTTGCTTCCGTTATTGTTGAACACATTCCAGCTATGTTGCAATCGGCAAATGTTTTTGAGAGAAGGGCAATTCTTTTAGCCATTTCTGTTGCTGTGACTGGTTCTCCAGACTATATTTTGTCTCAATTCGACAAAATTATCCCCGCCACTATAAACGGTTTGAAGGATACTGAACCAATTGTTAAATTGGCTGCTTTGAAATGTATCCATCAATTAACTACTGACCTACAGGATGAAGTCGCCAAATTCCATGAAGAATACCTACCATTGATCATCGATATTATTGATTCTGCTAAAAACATTGTCATTTACAACTATGCCACTGTTGCTTTAGACGGTCTGCTTGAATTCATTGCTTATGATGCTATCGCTAAATATTTGGATCCATTGATGAACAAACTGTTCTATATGTTAGAAAGTAATGAATCATCCAAGTTGAGATGCGCTGTTGTTTCTGCAATTGGTTCTGCTGCTTTTGCAGCAGGTTCTGCGTTCATTCCATACTTCAAGACTAGTGTTCactatttggaaaaattcatccaaaACTGTTCTCAGATTGAAGGTATGAGCGAAGACGATATTGAATTAAGAGCCAACACTTTCGAAAATATTTCTACTATGGCCAGAGCCGTCAGATCGGATGCCTTTGCCGAATTTGCCGAACCCTTAGTTAATTCTGCTTATGAGGCCATCAAGACAGATTCTGCTAGATTGAGAGAATCTGGTTATGCGTTCATTGCAAACTTGGCTAAAGTTTACGGTGAGAATTTTGCTCCTTTCTTAAAAACCATTTTACcagaaattttcaagacaTTAGAATTAGACGAATATCAATTCAACTTCGATGGTGACGCAGAGGATTTGGCTGCTTTTGCTGATTCTgccaatgaagaagaactaCAGAACAAATTCACAGTCAACACTGGTATTTCCTATGAAAAGGAAGTTGCTTCCGCTGCTCTATCTGAATTAGCATTGGGCACAAAGGAGCATTTTTTGCCATATGTTGAACAATCCTTAAAAGTTTTGAACGAACAAGTCGATGAGTCTTACGGTTTAAGAGAAACTGCTTTAAACACTATCTGGAATGTCGTTAAGTCTGTCCTGTTGGCTTCCAAAATAGAACCAGAAAGCTATCCAAAAGGTATCCCAGCTTCTTCCTACGTAAATGCTGATGTTTTAGCGGTTATTCAAGCTGCCAGGGAAACTTCCATGGGTAATTTAAgtgatgaatttgaaaccTCAATGGTCATTACCGTTATGGAAGATTTTGCCAATATGATCAAGCAATTTGGTGCAATCATTATCATGGATAGCGGCGACTCTTCCATGCTAGAAGCTTTGTGTTTACAAGTTCTAAGTGTCTTGAAAGGTACTCATACTTGTCAAACCATTGATATCGAAGAGGACGTTCCAAGGGATGAAGAATTAGACGCTTCTGAAACTGAAGCCACTTTACAAGATGTTGCATTGGAAGTTCTTGTCAGTTTATCTCAAGCTTTAGCTGGCGATTTTGCCAAGGTCTTTGATAATTTTAGACCGGTTGTTTTCGGATTATTCCAATCTAAATCCAAGAATAAGAGATCATCTGCCGTTGGCGCCGCTTCCGAATTAGCTTTAGGTATGAAGGAACAAAATCCTTTCGTTCATGAAATGCTAGAAGCTTTAGTCATCAGATTAACAAGCGATAAATCTTTAGAAGTTAGAGGTAACGCTGCTTACGGTGTTGGTTTATTGTGTGAATATGCATCTATGGACATATCAGCCATTTATGAGCCCGTTTTGAAGGCGCTTTACGAGTTATTAAGCGCTGCTGACCAAAAGGCTTTGGCAGCCGAAGATGACGAAGCCACCAGAGAGATTATTGATAGAGCCTACGCTAATGCTAGCGGATGTGTGGCCAGAATGGCTTTAAAGAACAGTGCTCTAGTCCCATTGGAACAAACAGTTCCAGCATTATTAGCACATTTGCCACTGCACACCGgctttgaagaatataacCCAATTTTCGAATTGATCATGAAATTATATCAGGAAAATAGTCCTGTTGTCACAAACGAAACCCCAAGGATCATCGAGATTTTCAGCGCTGTGTttaccaaagaaaatgatagAATCAAATTAGAAAAGGAGTCTACTTTAGGTAGGGAAGAGAATATGGAAAGATTAAAGCAATTCCAAACTGAAGAGATGAAGCATAAGGTTATTGAATTATTGAAGTATCTAAACACTACTTACAACGGAATCGTTGCCCAGAACCCAGTTTTAGCTGCCGTCATtgcttga
- the SWI4 gene encoding SBF complex DNA-binding subunit SWI4 (DNA binding component of the SBF complex (Swi4p-Swi6p)~similar to YER111C), translating to MPFDVLISNQKDNASHQNITPISKSVLLAPHSNHPVIEIATYSETDVYECYIRGFETKIVMRRTKDDWINITQVFKIAQFSKTKRTKILEKESNDMQHEKVQGGYGRFQGTWIPLDSAKFLVNKYEIIDPVVNSILTFQFDPNNPPPKRSKNSILRKTSPGTKITSPSSYNKTPRKKNSNSSTSTTTTAANKKGKKNASINQPNPSPLQNLVFQTPQQFQVNSSINIMNNNDNHTTMNFNNDTRHNLINNISNNNSSQSTIIQQQKSIHENSFSNNYSATQKPLQFFPIPTNLQNKNITQNNTNNNESNSYSHNIDNVINSNSNNNNNLIIVPDGPMQSQQHHEYMTNNFNHSMMDSTTNGNSKKRRKKLNQSNEQQFYNQQEKIQRHFKLMKQPLLWQSFQNTNDHHNEYCDSNGSNNNNNTVASNGSSIEVFSSNENDNSMNMSSRSMTPFSAGNNSSQNKLGNKMTDQEYKQTILTILSSERSSDVDQALLATLYPAPKNFNINFEIDDQGHTPLHWATAMANIPLIKMLITLNANALQCNKLGFNCITKSIFYNNCYKENAFDEIISILKICLITPDVNGRLPFHYLIELSVNKSKNPMIIKSYMDSIILSLGQQDYNLLKICLNYQDNIGNTPLHLSALNLNFEVYNRLVYLGASTDILNLDNESPASIMNKFNTPADGSNINETKTDQKLLRNIPKKHRYQQQQQQRQSNVKIPKIIKTQHHDKEDSTPDINLAKPDSEVNESQYLHSNQPNSTNMNTIMDDLSTINSFVTSSVIKDIKSTPSKILENSPILYRRRSQSIPDDKEKEKDHENQGEKKRDPLTSVKPTMPLLESPSTLLPIQTSPLRKYSKPLSQQIDTLNTKVSSLQKLMGEEIKNLDNEIIETESSISNTKKRSITIAHQIENAFDSVSNKTPINSISDLQSRIKETSSKLNSEKQNFIQSLEKSQALKLATIVQDEESKVDIDPSSRLHPGKHEDVEPTATLKSETSSPKSAKADTILSTDAQDSYDINETLRLATELTILQFKRRMTALKISEARSKINSSVKLDKYRNLIGITIENIDSKLDDIEKDLRANA from the coding sequence ATGCCCTTTGATGTTTTAATATCAAACCAAAAAGATAATGCCAGTCACCAAAACATTACGCCAATATCAAAATCAGTTCTTTTGGCGCCTCATTCAAACCATCCAGTGATTGAAATAGCTACGTATTCGGAAACTGATGTATACGAATGCTATATACGTGGCTTTGAAACCAAAATAGTGATGAGAAGAACAAAGGATGATTGGATTAACATTACCCAGGTATTCAAAATTGCACAATTTTCGAAGACGAAAAGAACTAAAATACTGGAAAAGGAATCAAATGATATGCAAcatgaaaaagttcaagGTGGGTACGGTAGGTTTCAAGGTACTTGGATTCCATTGGATTCAGCGAAGTTTCTGGTCAATAAGTACGAAATAATTGACCCTGTGGTCAACTCTATCTtaacttttcaatttgatcCGAACAACCCTCCACCAAAGAGAAGCAAAAATAGTATATTGAGGAAGACTTCGCCAGGAACTAAAATAACGTCTCCATCAAGCTACAATAAAACGCcgaggaaaaagaacagtAATTCATCAACATCAACTACAACTACAGCTGCAAATAAGAAGGGCAAGAAAAATGCATCGATAAACCAGCCAAATCCGAGTCCTTTACAAAACCTTGTTTTCCAAACCCCTCAACAGTTTCAAGtaaattcatcaataaatataatgaacaataatgataacCACACCACGATGAATTTCAACAATGACACAAGACAcaatttaataaataatattagtAATAACAACAGCAGCCAGTCTACTATTATTCAACAACAGAAATCAATTCatgaaaattctttcaGTAATAATTATTCAGCGACTCAAAAACCTCTTCAATTCTTCCCTATTCCCACAAATttacaaaacaaaaatattactCAGAATAAcactaataataatgagAGTAACAGTTATAGTCATAACATCGATAATGTCATTAACAGCAAtagtaataacaataataacttGATCATTGTTCCAGACGGACCTATGCAAAGCCAACAACATCATGAATATATGACAAATAACTTCAATCATTCTATGATGGACTCCACTACAAATGGtaatagtaaaaaaaggaggaaAAAACTGAACCAATCTAATGAACAACAATTTTACAAccagcaagaaaaaatacaaaggCATTTCAAGCTAATGAAGCAGCCCTTACTGTGGCAATCATTTCAAAATACAAATGATCACCATAATGAGTACTGTGACAGCAATGGcagcaacaataataacaacacCGTGGCATCCAATGGCTCCTCCATTGAGgtattttcatcaaatgaaaatgacaaTAGTATGAATATGTCTTCGCGATCTATGACGCCGTTCAGCGCAGGAAACAATTCGTCTCAAAACAAGTTGGGAAACAAAATGACCGACCAAGAATACAAGCAGACAATATTAACTATACTGTCATCGGAAAGATCTTCTGATGTTGATCAAGCGTTGTTAGCTACATTATACCCGGCGcccaaaaatttcaacataaattttgaaattgatgacCAAGGCCACACTCCATTACACTGGGCTACGGCTATGGCGAATATTcctttgataaaaatgCTAATTACTTTAAACGCTAATGCATTACAATGTAATAAGCTCGGTTTTAATTGCATCACAAAATCAATTTTCTACAACAATTGTTATAAGGAGAACGCTTTTGATGAAATAATATCCATCCTGAAAATATGTCTTATAACTCCGGACGTAAATGGAAGATTGCCATTTCATTATCTAATTGAACTGAGCGTTAATAAGTCCAAAAATCcaatgataataaaatCCTATATGGATTCGATAATATTAAGCTTAGGTCAGCAGGACTACAATCTACTGAAGATATGTTTGAATTATCAAGATAATATAGGGAATACTCCTCTGCATCTATCCGCTTTAAACTTGAACTTTGAAGTTTATAACAGGTTAGTATATCTCGGGGCGTCAACCGATATATTGAATTTAGATAACGAGTCACCTGCGTCAATAATGAATAAGTTTAATACTCCAGCCGACGGGTCAAACATTAACGAAACCAAGACGGATCAAAAATTACTTCGAAATATTCCTAAAAAGCATCGTTaccagcaacaacaacagcaacgACAAAGTAATGtcaaaattccaaaaattataaaaacTCAACACCATGACAAAGAAGATTCTACTCCAGATATTAATTTAGCTAAACCAGATTCGGAAGTAAACGAAAGTCAATATCTGCATTCCAACCAACCAAATTCTACAAATATGAACACTATAATGGATGATTTGTCGACTATCAATTCCTTTGTGACGTCGTCTGTTATTAAAGATATAAAGTCTACGCCGTccaaaattcttgaaaactCACCCATTTTATATAGAAGAAGATCGCAGTCAATACCAGAtgacaaagaaaaggagaagGATCATGAGAATCAAggtgaaaagaaacgaGATCCCTTAACTAGCGTGAAACCTACCATGCCATTATTGGAATCACCCTCTACACTATTACCGATTCAGACGTCACCATTGAGAAAGTATTCAAAACCGCTTTCACAGCAGATTGACACATTAAATACAAAAGTTTCTTCATTACAAAAACTGATGggtgaagaaatcaaaaatctGGACAATGAGATAATTGAAACGGAATCCTCTATTTCTAACACTAAGAAGAGATCAATTACAATAGCGCATCAAATAGAGAACGCTTTTGATTCCGTATCGAACAAAACTCCAATAAATTCGATATCAGATTTACAATcaagaattaaagaaacttcttcaaagttaaattctgaaaagcaaaattttATTCAGAGCTTGGAAAAGTCACAGGCCTTGAAACTGGCGACAATTGTCCAGGATGAGGAGTCAAAGGTCGATATAGATCCCAGCTCAAGATTGCATCCAGGAAAGCATGAAGACGTAGAACCAACTGCAACGTTGAAGTCAGAAACTTCTTCACCTAAGAGTGCTAAAGCAGACACTATATTATCTACTGATGCGCAAGATTCATATGATATAAATGAGACGTTGAGGCTAGCCACTGAATTAACTATTTTACAGTTTAAAAGGAGGATGACAGCATTAAAAATAAGCGAGGCAAGAAGCAAAATTAATTCATCAGTAAAGTTAGATAAATACAGAAACTTAATTGGTATCACCATTGAGAACATTGATTCAAAGCTggatgatattgaaaaggatttGAGGGCAAATGCATAA
- the LSM4 gene encoding U6 snRNA complex subunit LSM4 (Lsm (Like Sm) protein~similar to YER112W): MLPLYLLTNAKGQQMQIELKNGEIIQGTLTNVDNWMNLTLSNVTEYSEESAINPENNADSSKAVKLNEIYVRGTFIKFIKLQDNIIDKVKQQINSNNNSNSNGPGHKRYYNNRDSNNNRGNYNRRSNNNNSNSNRRPYSQNRQYNNNSSNSNSNNQNMNNGLGGSVQHHFNNSSPQKVEF; the protein is encoded by the coding sequence ATGCTTCCTTTATATCTTTTGACAAATGCAAAGGGACAACAAATGCAAATAGAGTTGAAAAACGGTGAAATCATACAAGGAACATTGACCAACGTAGATAATTGGATGAACCTCACCCTTTCTAATGTAACAGAATATAGCGAAGAAAGCGCAATTAATCCTGAAAACAATGCTGATAGCAGTAAGGCCGtaaaattaaatgaaatttATGTTAGAGGGactttcatcaaatttatcaaattgCAGGATAATATAATTGATAAGGTCAAGCAGCAAATTAATTCTAACAATAACTCTAATAGTAACGGCCCTGGGCATAAAAGATACTACAACAATAGGGATTCAAACAACAATAGAGGTAACTACAACAGAAGaagtaataataacaacagcaacagtAACCGCCGTCCATACTCTCAGAATCGTCAGtacaacaacaatagtAGTAATAGTAATAGCAACAATCAAAATATGAACAATGGTTTAGGTGGATCCGTCCAACATCACTTTAACAACTCTTCTCCACAAAAGGTCGAATTctaa
- the TMN3 gene encoding Tmn3p (Protein with a role in cellular adhesion and filamentous growth~similar to YER113C), with protein sequence MRVRPKRSVIALMAVVIVVLIFRNQFYSSRTRGHEQEPVVSSSQNNLYDGWITPNFYREGDPLELIVNKVESDLTQLPYAYYDLPFTCPPTMHKKPLHLSLNEIIRGDRKWESDYKLTFGEDNPCETLCARKTTKEGMQTLDKLIREGYVVQWLIDDELPAATTFISTTDHKKYYASGFPLGFMDPDTGKTYLHNHVMLVIRFHASNNDKNTVVGFEVYPRSVSDYHCPGASKNYEQYEIVIPEDENELTYLPFTYSVYWREEFEVDWNHRWDYFLNAGELSDEQSIQFHWMSLANSVGIVLSISFITLIIYVRVMYTDKNNSESTKYTINIEGIEAEDGLDDDKYGKYSVYMVTKDWIQNGRPDLFGLKVLIVLVSFGVQFLFTIIGSLTISCSMNKLHNVRNSVLTMAILCFVLGAFMASFVGTRLSIVTKTKRINANYLDDNRYSKNRKKFSPIFAILCGSSLPGIVMVSTFLLNSVVWAHDSTNALPFKTIVFFLSIYFIVCIPLSLFGGIVANNIPLPQYWLSGITKDESDSNSNRLFVPKSRTKFNPLIYCGIYLCGIFPLLVIYVEMQYVYKSLWLEKTTFYYFYGFLFLSIILLCVLTMEISIIGSYLLIRFCFEDKVVRNNWRWKCFEMGFSGGVYMELYSLYYIFAVLNIHGFSSILISICYSLLFNVMCGLGLGALSYLTASWFINKIYHLKVNM encoded by the coding sequence atgagaGTAAGACCAAAGAGGTCGGTCATAGCGCTCATGGCGGTAGTAATCGTGGTACTCATCTTTAGAAACCAGTTCTACTCATCGCGAACGCGAGGGCATGAGCAGGAACCCGTCGTCTCCTCCAGTCAAAACAATCTTTATGACGGGTGGATAACACCAAACTTCTATAGGGAGGGTGATCCCTTGGAATTAATTGTGAATAAGGTAGAATCTGACTTAACACAATTACCATACGCATACTATGACTTGCCCTTTACTTGCCCTCCTACTATGCATAAAAAACCGCTTCATTTATCTCTGAACGAGATAATAAGAGGAGATAGAAAATGGGAAAGCGACTATAAACTCACATTTGGGGAAGACAATCCGTGTGAAACGTTATGTGCTCGGAAAACTACAAAAGAGGGGATGCAGACCTTAGACAAGCTAATAAGGGAGGGATACGTCGTACAATGGCTAATTGATGACGAATTACCAGCTGCCACTACGTTTATATCCACAACTGATCATAAAAAATACTATGCATCTGGGTTTCCTTTAGGCTTCATGGATCCTGATACCGGCAAAACTTATCTGCATAATCACGTAATGCTAGTAATTCGTTTCCATGCCAGCAATAACGATAAAAATACCGTAGTCGGCTTTGAAGTATATCCAAGATCAGTGTCAGATTATCATTGTCCCGGGGCATCGAAGAACTACGAACAATACGAAATAGTCATTCCCGAGGATGAAAATGAGTTGACCTATTTGCCATTCACTTACTCTGTGTATTGGAGAGAGGAATTTGAAGTAGATTGGAATCATAGATGGGACTATTTCTTAAACGCAGGTGAATTGTCTGACGAACAGAGCATTCAGTTCCATTGGATGAGTTTAGCCAATTCAGTGGGAATCGTATTGTCCATATCATTTATCACGCTCATTATTTACGTACGAGTCATGTACACGGATAAAAACAATTCAGAATCCACCAAATATACGATAAATATAGAAGGAATTGAAGCGGAGGATGGCCTGGACGACGACAAGTATGGTAAATACTCCGTTTACATGGTGACGAAGGATTGGATACAAAATGGTAGACCGGATCTGTTTGGATTGAAAGTTTTAATCGTGTTAGTCTCATTTGGGGTACAGTTTCTATTTACCATAATTGGATCATTAACAATATCATGCTCGATGAACAAATTACATAATGTAAGAAACAGTGTGCTCACTATGGCCATATTATGTTTTGTACTTGGAGCATTCATGGCATCATTCGTTGGGACAAGACTTAGTATAGtaacgaaaacaaaaagaatcaATGCCAATTACCTTGACGACAACAGATACTCCAAAAACCGTAAGAAATTTAGTCCCATTTTTGCTATACTTTGTGGGTCTAGCTTACCTGGCATAGTAATGGTAAGCACATTTCTATTAAATAGTGTTGTTTGGGCACATGATTCTACTAATGCATTACCATTTAAGACTAtcgtatttttcttgagcATTTATTTCATTGTCTGTATACCGCTCAGTTTGTTTGGCGGTATTGTGGCCAATAACATACCTCTTCCTCAATATTGGTTGAGTGGAATTACTAAGGATGAAAGCGATAGTAATAGCAATAGATTATTCGTACCTAAATCACGAACGAAGTTCAACCCATTGATTTATTGCGGCATTTATTTATGTGGTATTTTCCCCTTGTTAGTAATTTACGTGGAAATGCAATACGTTTACAAATCTCTTTGGTTGGAGAAAACtacattttattatttttacgGATTCCTGTTCTTGAGTATCATACTATTATGTGTGCTCACTATGGAGATATCAATCATTGGGAGTTATTTATTAATAAGATTTTGCTTTGAAGATAAGGTGGTCCGTAACAATTGGAGATGGAAATGCTTTGAGATGGGATTCAGCGGTGGAGTATATATGGAATTGTACTCGCTCTATTACATTTTCGCAGTGCTAAACATTCACGGTTTTTCATCTATCTTAATTTCCATTTGTTATAGTTTACTTTTCAACGTAATGTGCGGCTTGGGGCTTGGTGCATTAAGTTACTTAACGGCTTCATGgtttataaataaaatataccACTTGAAAGTCAACATGTAa